cttgcttttatttcttgtgctatgggagtcctgttaaggaagtctgatcctaagccaacgagttgaagatttggacctactttttcttctataagatgcagggtctctgatctgatttcaaggtccttgatccattgtgagttgatttttgtgctgtgtgagagacagaggtttattttcattctgttgtatatggatttccagttttcccagcaccatttgttgaagaggctatcttttctccatttcatatttttggcacctttgtctagtatgagaaaattgtatttatttgggtttgtgtccgtgtcctctattctgtaccattgatccacctgtctgttttggtgccaataccatgccgtttttgttactatttctttgtagtatagttgaagttctggtattgcgataccccttgttTCATTCtgcctgctaaggattgctttagctattctgggtttcttatgcttccagatgaatttcatgattgcttgctttatttctgtaagctacatcattgtgattttaattggaattgcattgaatctgtatagcacttttggtagtatagccattttgacaatattaattctgcctatccaagaacatgggagatctttccatctcgtaagttcttcctcaatttcaatttttttgaaataaccatatgattcttattcttaagtctattgacatgatggattacgtttattggtttatggatgttaaactatccttgcattccaggcatgaacctcacttgatcatggtgcacaattttcttaatatgtttttggttaCGGTTTggcaatattttgttaagaatctttgcatctatattcatcaaggatattggtctaaaattttctttccttcatgtatctttgcctggtttggctatgagggtgatattagcttcatagaatgagttcagtagggtaccattcttttttatttcctggaatactttgagaagtattggaatgagttcttctttgaaagtcttgtagaactcggctgagaatccgtctgctcctgggcttttcttttcttggatggtagatttttttttttttttgactgtccaggattcatttattttttagttcccTTTTCCAAAGTGTGTTAAAACAAGGATAAATTcaataatgaatatttgaaatcCAAACCAATTTATCTATAGTGGATATCTTATCTATTAATATCACAAACATCTCAGTTGCCTCCATCTGTCTtacaaatttctttcaaaaattgaaaCACAATTAATTATACCTTATTAATCTccccaaagcaaaaaaaatatatgtaccaTTCAGCATACAAAAGTTACACATTAAAAGTGCATATATATCTTCCTTAATTGGCCCACTCATTAAATTTACATTTGGTCATCCTTAACTTTTAACATGTACAGAATTCTTCATATAGGTAGGTcattataaattaagaaaaagttacTTCAGCACAAAACACACTTTCTGCTTATTGAAATCTTAACCTCAATCAGTTCTCAATCATTGTAAACTTGGATAAACCCACAGTTTCTTGGACAGCTAACATACAGACAAACAGATCTTTACTAAAAATCTGGGCCAACTCATTGCATATTTGCCccctgaaatgaaaaataaattagaattgaAGCACTGTATTGCCATAACTTACCTTGAAGGTAAGCAGGTTCTCCTATATTTACAGAACTTATACTGGAGACATTACTGATAATCTCCAATAGAAGTGTGTTTAAGGAGGACGTAGTTTTAAACTTTGAGATAGCATAGGACAAACcctataaaattcattttcttttccccaaaaaatGGAAGATCCTTTTGAAACTTAATATCTTCAGTTATCAATATTACTGCATTATGGAGCTAGTGCAATCCTGCATAGCCTTGGTCAAAATGACAAggcacaataaaaaaattaaagttattataTGAACAAGAGAAGTCATTGAAGATAATTTAAGGCCTTGAAGTGAAGTAATCAGTCTAATTTAAAGCTGAAGTATAAACCATAAATTATCCACCTGAAATGCAAGCAATATGCTTTTTCAGCTTCTGTTCTGTggacaagaaaacagaaacaactccTGCTTCTGGTTTGTGTATTAGAATCCTTCTGGACCTGGAGGAGTAAAAGTCAATTCCTTTGTTTTCTACTGTTCATGGAAGATTTCAGGACTGCTTTAGTCGTTTGCATGGAATGCCAAACTGTGGACACTGTGCAGATGCTAATGCTCGGAAGGCTTCTGCTACTAAGTGAGGGTGAGACTGAATCATGGACTTCCACCCTGATGTTTCCATTATGTCGGTTGCTTGGTTGCTGTTCCAGTTTTTCCCATCTTTACACCCAAGTTGTCGAAGTACACTGCACCTATTAATAAAGTCTATGGCTTGTGCTTTCAACTGTTCTGCACTGTGCAAATCTGCAAGGACAAGGATATCAGCAACATTTTCTATTAAGAGGTTACTACACAAAGCTTCTTCACACATGACCTTCAGCCGTTCCAGTGCATATTTGTCTGCAGCTGCCAACAAGTTGTCAGCCATTTTATCAAGATTTGGTGCTTTCCCTGTGTAAACGAAtctcatcatttctttaaaaacctcAGGGTCTAAATCATTTATTTCCACTCgattctttttgctttcttccatttCATGTTCAAACATTGCATTAAAAACTGGGGATCGAGCTGCAAGCACAGATTTATGAGCTTTAAATTCTTGTCCTCTCACAAAAAAACTGCAATCTGTAAATCTTGTGTTTTCCCAGGGATTACCTAAATCTTCTGCTAGTCCACATTCAGGCACCTTCAAAGTATTTGTATTCGTATGTCCTGATATGTTTACTGAATCTTGAACCACACTCACCTCACAAAATAATGTTAGCTTGTCATCTGGTAAAAGACCATTAGCTTCATCAAGCAAAAAATCCCttgtaatgaattttttaaatccccagtccttccctTGCACAAATCGATATGCTCTTTGACTTTCCAttgcttttgtttcttccctTTTAGCGTTCAGAAGggaaaatttgaattttgctCGAACTTCACTTTTGGGGCAGCTGACTAAAAGCAAATATAAGGACAAGTAGTCTTTACTTTCATCATCTAATCCCTTTGGGTTTACCCTCAGGCACCATTTCATTTTGTCACTTGGGTCAGATgaaaatgttgaactttttaacACTTCACCCATCTCCTCTCGACAAAAACTGAAGTTATTAATAGTCCACATGTAGGAAAACTTTACTACTTTAACCTGTGTGTAACACCAGCTTTCTGCTATAGGACCAGTAGACATATCTCCAGGCAGAGGTGGGCTGGGTTCCCGAGACATTGCTACCTTATTGCAATCTTTTAGGATTTATGCAGTAACCCACACAGCTGAGTACTTTACAGTTGCTGGAAGTCTTACTGTGCCAGGATCAAGGTGGTTGCTGCTGCCATGATCCACTCCCTGGTGACCTCTCTTCAGCtaatctttctctcttctgatgCCCTGGCCCTGTTCCTTCTCTGCTTTCAGGTAACCTGAGAAGTTATAGTTGACTCTGTATCCTGCAGATAACTGCAGGGGAAGCCTGGAGCTCTCCAATGTTCTTCAGCCAGAGGTCAACAGCCTCTGcctggatggtagatttttaatggcttcttctatttcattgcttgatattgatctgtctaaattgtatatgtcctcctggttcagtttgggaggagcatatgtctctagaaatttttcaatgtcttcggtagtttctattttgttggaatacagattttcaaagtagcttctcattatgttctgtatctcattGGTGtgtgtcgtgatatttcctttttcatcacaaattttagtaattgagtcttctctctccttctctttgttagtgtggctaggggtttgtctattttgtttactgtctcaaagaaccaacttttagttttgtcaattttttgaattgtttcttttgttacaatttcattgattcagctctgattttaattatttcctgtcttctcctacttttgctgttattctcttctttttctagggctttgagctgtaatgttaggtcatttagttgttgacttttcattcttttctggaatgtgctccatgcaatgaattttcctctcagtaccgctttcatagtgtcctagagattttgatatgttgcatcgtCATTGTCATTCACCTGTAAGAATTttcttatctcctccctgatgttttctgttatccatgtttcattcaatagcatattatttagtctccaggtattggagtaatttctggttttcattttgtcattggtttctactctcagtccattatgatctgatagagcacaaggcagtatctctatttttttgcatttcttaagggctgctttgtggcataacatatggtctattttcaagaacattccatgtgctgctgagaagaaagtgaatccgctagttgatggatggaatactctatatatgtctattaagtctaggttattgattgtgttattgagttctgtggtttctttggtttttgtttggaagatctatctagtggtgatagcagtgcattaaaatcacccagaattattgtgttgtggtctatgtgattcctgaaattgaggatttctttgatgtacaggcatgcaccattgtttggggcataagtatttactatcattatgtcttcctgatttatggttcccttaagcagtatgaaatgtccttctttatcccttctgtctaaatttggcttgaagtccacattatctgatataaggatggcaACCACCgctcttttactgagtccatgtgcgtggtaggttttttcccatcctttgacCTTTAGTCTGTAGGTGTCTTTTtctaagatgagtctcttgcaggcagcatattgttgggtctttctttttaatccattctgccagtctatgtattttgattgatgcgtttaggccattaatgttcaataaggagaaaaaagaaaatctacagtatatcagtcatatagtaatgaaacctcccagagttcagtagcctgatgcatgagaggtacctgacaatgagcttcaagcctccagcaggtgtctcaggatgggttttgccccacctaaaaatcggagctatggcttccaggattatccaagatggccactctggtgttgaaatgtgttggcaaatggggagctgcagctcagggtgtggctgtggtaagcaggaggtcctggaggggggatgcagttggtcaggcaggggtcctagaggtccggtgtgtttggtgtggttgtggaatcctggaggccggtttcaatcagtcagtctggggtccttgtgatagggcacagtcagttggtctgggggtcttggcggcagggagcagtcagtcgatgtgagggccccagaggcagggagtgatcagtcgggctgagggatcctggagacagggctcagtcagtgcaaccaggggtcctacggggcctggctgttgtctccaaatggcagcagccacgtgtaatcaaacctgcaggtactgtaacagtgaactttgaggcaacagcaggcagctggtgctccactagtggtcggcgatcagttggctgactgttgtcggacgatcgggaggtgattCTCGTGCATTGAGTGAtagataggtgtaaggcaggcgatggacagccgagaggcaggcaaatggtggatgataggtgcctgtcagtgagcaatctgcactcaaaagacATGTCGATATACTGGAAGCCCGGAGGTGATGACagcaaatggggtaaacagcaggagatcgataagcagcaaaaactgccttaccaagaaacagatatcctctgcttgaaaccagagttatggagtgacaaggaacacagcctccctctagtccaccatcttggttcCCCCCCCCGTTTctcttttaaactatgaaaaatttcACATTTCCAACAAAATTGTCAACAACTTATTACtactaaaaaaatcataaaaaggaatagaacattattaatctatttgtaagaaagaaatacagcctacattagaatcctaaaatctatttggaagaaaaaacccaaacactaatatataaagaaacatgcCCGTTTTCTACAGGAAAACATTTCACTGTGAAACTGCATTCCACGTCACTGTGTGCACACACTGCAGTCCAGGCAGACACCAGTGGCTGCTCCTGTCCTCAAGGTGGGCTTGAAGCTGTGACCTATAGAGAGGAAATTCACGGATGTAACTAGTAGGGTCAGTAGTGAAAGAACCTAGCCTTTTTTCTAATTGTGTAAGGTCAGTCATAGAAAAGGGAACATGAACCCGAATAACACCTTCGGGTCCAGCAACTTCTCATAAGGGTGCCATGGTATGGGGCTGGGTAATTTGGTTGTGGGTGTGGGACCTGGTGGCTGGTGGACTAAAGGAGGCTAATGTGGGAGAAGATGGTGCTGGAGAGGAAAATGGtgatgagctacatcccctgcccttttttagttttaattttgagatagagtcttaagttgctgagagcctcactaagttgctaaggctggccttcaacttgcaatcctcttgcctcagcctcccaagccactcagattacaggcgtgcaccactgtacctgccctcaatttctcattctttttaaaccaTCTGGGTCTCACCCTTCCCTGTCTTCCCTTACCTCTCCAATTCTTTGCTCTGTAGTGTTGATTCTCTATCTGTCTTTGCTGGGATTCATCCTGGGTCTTCCCTTTCTGGGATAGGTTGAAGCTCGTGAAATTCTAGAGATGGAATGTCATGTGCCTGTGCATCTGTCAGGATCATATACTTCTTTCATATGGTTCTTGGAGTCTGGGACCACAAAATAGAACAGAACCGTAAGCCTGGCTCTTCTGTCTACCAGCTATGAGACCTCAGGCATGACACCTTACAGAAGTTCCTCCTCAGTACGGGTGGGGTCCAAAGTCCTGCCTGTAAGGGCTGAGAGAGAGAGTATGTACAGTGCTAGGCACAGTAAGGACCCAGAGCAGAGCATTACTTTAATAAGCCAAATATACGAATGGTGTGTTTTCTCCAGGTAAACTCACCCACTCCTGTGACCTCATCTACAAGTGAACAACAGTTCCATCTCTGACAGCTCTCACCTCCATCCTGAGCTCCATCCAACTAGAGAGGCAGGTGTAGGAGGGACTAGGCAGCCAGGGGAAGATGGCAAGCGAGGAGGTCAGGGCCAGAGCAAAGCAGCACAGAGAGGTCTTCTACTGAGGCCAACTTCCTGCCTGATGAAAGTGCTCAGGACACAGCAggggacccaatcagacagacacttTCATACTCATACTCCTAAGTGGGGGACCCAACAGAGATGTGGACAGAGGGGGTGCTAATCAATAACAGTGAGTAGCGTGTGGACAGGCGAGGagacaggaaaggaggaaatcCAGAGACCACAGAAAGAACAGGCCCAACTCCCCCACTGGATGTCCaactctggggccccttctcctCAGGAGTCTATCTCTGTATCTCCGTCACTTTTCAATCTGCCCCCTTCTTGCTTGATATCTCTGCATCCTGTTCTTCACTTCTTTGCTGAATGGAGTTGAGGAACCCAGCGCCCCTAGATGGTAACATAGGTTCTAAATTAACCTGAATTTCCACTGGTAGCTCAGAGCCATTATGTCTTTTTTGTTTCCATTACCATGTCACACATTGTACATAAAGCTCATCCGTCGGTTTGGCCCTGGTAGAAATCTTAAACTCAGTCTTCCTTTTAATATTCAACCTAATTAGACCTCAAGACCTGTAGGCTCCACCTTTAAAAGGTTTCTAGAGCCAGGCTGTAAACGCAGTAGCTCTTACTGCATTATTATAAGAGCTTTGTAACTTGTGTTTGTCCCAAGGTTCTCTCCTGTTCGTTCTGTCTCCCACAGTCTTGCTGGGGGCCCTGTGTGCTGgacagttttataaaaattattaaatcataaGTGCTCGATCCTTCCCTTCCCTGAAGACTTCTGTGGCTGACAGTCTGACCCTGCCTTACACCTCCTGAGGTACTCTGACAGGGCCAGCTTTGGTTGTGGAAAATGATAGCAAGTGCCAACAATTACAGCCTTACAAGGTCAAAGATGGGTATAATTACCATTAGAAACAGGATGAAGAGTTTCTTAGGGCAAAGGAAGCTGAAGAGGAGGCGGAGAATACAGAGGACCCATTAGGCTTGCCTTAAGgggaacttattttattttgggggatactggggattgaactcacgggtacttgagcactgagccacatccccagccctattttgtattttatttagagacagggtctcactgagctgcttagggcctcgatttgctgaagctggttttgactcataatcctcctgtctcagcctctggagtcactgggattacaggggtggatcactgcacctgacttattttatttttttgagaaagggtctcactgtgttgcccaggctgtcttgaactcatgggctcaaggggtcctcctgcctcagcctcctgaggagctgggactaGAGGTGcacaccatggcacccagcttaTGGAAAAGCTATGTGATGAGGACTTCAAAGGGGGAGTGAAAACAGATGTCGAGGCAAGAGAATGAAAACACAAGGAACACGGGAAGAGACCTGCACACACCTTCGTCTTCCCACAGTCCCCAGTAAAGATGCACCTGGCCCCTTTGGCACCTGCAGAGCACTGGAACCGGGCCACACATCTCTCTGGGTTCTGAGTTTTCATTCGGGTTAATCTGAGTCTGATTACATATGCTTCTGAGGACAAATGCCTCAACCATCAAGGTCCTGGGCTAGGTCCTTCCTGACCCTCCCCCCTTCTCCAATCCCGTCAGCCCCTGCTCCCTAGCAAGTTGCACAAAGAATTGTTCTCCTTTATTTCTTCCCACCTCCATCCTGCTGCTCCATCTATGCAGGTCTTACCCTGGTTTTCTGTGGGTGAGGTTCCATAGGCCACGATCCTGAACTGCCGCCCCAACTTCCTTGAATTGAGCAGGTCTCTTGGGATCCAGGGACAGGTTAcctgaaagggaaaggaaggaaaaatggtaaGAGACTGAGAGGCCAAACCTTCATCCTGGAAGTTCTGAGGACACCTGAAGTGATAGGCATGGGGAATGTCCTACAGTTGAACTATCCCCGGTTGATCTAAGAAGGAACTGGGGAGCCCATGGGGCCAAGGGGTTTGATGCCAGCCTGATTCTCTCAGGTAAggtatgcacatttttttttcttttctttcattacctAATGTAGTTGCCCCCTTATTTTAAGCAACAACAACACATTTTAACAATTTACTAGAACAATTCATTTGCAATGGTCAAACTGGCCAGATTCCAGAAAGATCATGCTGTTCTCTGAATGATACCCAAGTGCACTTGTCTTGCCAACAAGAGAAGTGTGTGAACGCAGAGAAGAGGTCTGACAGTTCTGGACTGGAGAACACTCTGCGCCACACTGACTACCTGTCACACAGAGTGTGTTTCTCCACTATCAGCCCCGCACCGTTTCCCTCAAAAACCTGCAGGGCCAAAATACAGTG
The Sciurus carolinensis unplaced genomic scaffold, mSciCar1.2, whole genome shotgun sequence genome window above contains:
- the LOC124974045 gene encoding speckle-type POZ protein-like, whose amino-acid sequence is MESQRAYRFVQGKDWGFKKFITRDFLLDEANGLLPDDKLTLFCEVSVVQDSVNISGHTNTNTLKVPECGLAEDLGNPWENTRFTDCSFFVRGQEFKAHKSVLAARSPVFNAMFEHEMEESKKNRVEINDLDPEVFKEMMRFVYTGKAPNLDKMADNLLAAADKYALERLKVMCEEALCSNLLIENVADILVLADLHSAEQLKAQAIDFINRCSVLRQLGCKDGKNWNSNQATDIMETSGWKSMIQSHPHLVAEAFRALASAQCPQFGIPCKRLKQS